One Cervus canadensis isolate Bull #8, Minnesota chromosome 1, ASM1932006v1, whole genome shotgun sequence genomic window carries:
- the IFI35 gene encoding interferon-induced 35 kDa protein isoform X1, which translates to MSGSRNDPATAAAKAPALQSSRDEGIQAGPGRAQARALQALQEEQARLKIRLQELRVLQRNLRDCPQDKVPFPVPESPLVFRGHFQEGKATAKSVVSHVRICYPLPGGSALVTFDDPNVAKQVLQQKEHQINVEGFRLRVQVQPLELPVLTSIQVSSRMNDQRVLVSGFPAELKLSEEELLDKLEIFFGKTKNGGGDVEMRELLQGGVMLGFTEDGVAQHLCQMGQFTVPLGKQQSCLTVSPYMSGKIQKAEVRPQPVPQSVLVLNIPDVLDSPELQDILEIHFQKPTRGGGEVEAVTVVPPGQRGLAVFTSKSG; encoded by the exons GGCTCCAGGAATGACCCAGCCACAGCTGCTGCAAAGGCTCCTGCCCTTCAGAGCAGCCGAGATGAGGGCATTCAAGCTGGGCCAGGACGAGCCCAGGCCAGG GCTCTCCAGGCCCTTCAGGAGGAACAGGCCAGACTAAAGATAAGGCTGCAGGAGCTGCGGGTGCTGCAGAGGAATCTCAGGGACTGCCCCCAAGACAAG GTCCCATTCCCTGTGCCCGAGTCCCCTCTGGTGTTCCGAGGACACTTTCAGGAGGGCAAGGCAACGGCCAAGTCTGTGGTTTCCCATGTGCGGATTTGTTACCCTCTGCCTGGAGGCTCCGCTCTGGTGACCTTTGATGACCCCAATG TGGCCAAGCAGGTGCTGCAGCAAAAGGAGCATCAGATCAACGTGGAAGGGTTCCGGCTGAGGGTTCAAGTCCAGCCCTTGGAGCTACCCGTGCTGACCAGCATCCAG GTGTCCAGCCGGATGAATGACCAGAGAGTGCTGGTCAGTGGGTTTCCTGCCGAGCTCAAGCTAAGTGAGGAGGAGCTGCTGGACAAGCTGGAGATCTTCTTTGGCAAGACCAAGAATGGAGGTGGTGACGTGGAGATGAGGGAACTGCTGCAAGGGGGTGTCATGCTGGGCTTTACTGAGGATGGAG TGGCCCAGCACCTGTGCCAGATGGGCCAGTTCACAGTGCCACTGGGTAAGCAGCAGTCCTGTCTGACAGTCTCTCCCTATATGAGTGGGAAGATCCAGAAGGCCGAG GTCAGGCCCCAGCCTGTGCCCCAGTCGGTGCTGGTGCTCAACATTCCCGATGTCCTGGACAGCCCGGAGCTACAAGACATCCTGGAGATCCACTTCCAGAAACCCACCCGTGGAGGCGGGGAGGTGGAAGCTGTGACAGTCGTGCCCCCGGGACAGCGGGGCCTGGCAGTTTTCACTTCGAAGTCAGGCTAG
- the BRCA1 gene encoding breast cancer type 1 susceptibility protein isoform X3, producing the protein MPTDQLEWMVQLCGASVVKEPSSFTPGQGTHPVVVVQPDAWTEDAGFRVIGQMCEAPVVTREWVLDSVALYHCQELDTYLVPQVAQSCC; encoded by the exons ATGCCCACAG ATCAACTAGAGTGGATGGTGCAGCTGTGTGGGGCTTCTGTGGTGAAGGAGCCCTCGTCATTCACCCCAGGCCAG GGTACTCACCCAGTTGTGGTCGTGCAGCCGGATGcctggacagaggatgctggctTCCGTG TGATCGGGCAGATGTGTGAAGCACCTGTGGTAACCCGAGAGTGGGTACTGGACAGTGTGGCCCTCTACCATTGCCAGGAGCTGGACACCTACCTGGTCCCCCAGGTCGCCCAGAGCTGCTGCTGA
- the VAT1 gene encoding synaptic vesicle membrane protein VAT-1 homolog, whose product MSAEREVAEAATAVAAAEAGAGEDASSQPPKAEAAGDAQPSAASEGPAAPSPPPPLLRCLVLTGFGGYDKVKLQTRPAAPPAPGTGQLTLRVKACGLNFADLMARQGLYDRLPPLPVTPGLEGAGVVIAVGEGVNDRKVGDRVMVLIRSGMWQEEVTVPSAQTFLMPETMTFEEAAALLVNYITAYMVLFDFGNLRPGHSVLVHMAAGGVGMAALQLCRTVENVTVFGTASASKHEVLKENGVTHPIDYHTTDYVDEIKKISPKGVDIVMDPLGGSDTAKGYNLLKPMGKVVTYGMANLLTGPKRNLMALARTWWNQFSVTTLQLLPANRAVCGFHLGYLEGEVELVSSVVTRLLALYNQGHIKPRIDSVWPFEKVADAMRQMQEKKNVGKVLLVPGPEKEN is encoded by the exons ATGTCCGCCGAGAGAGAGGTAGCCGAGGCGGCCACCGCGGTGGCGGCGGCCGAGGCAGGGGCTGGAGAAGATGCCTCTTCGCAGCCCCCGAAGGCGGAGGCAGCTGGCGACGCTCAGCCGTCTGCGGCCTCCGAGGGGCCCGCCGCCCCTTCGCCGCCGCCGCCTCTGCTGCGCTGTCTCGTGCTCACCGGCTTCGGCGGCTACGACAAGGTGAAGCTGCAGACCCGGCCGGCCGCGCCCCCAGCCCCGGGGACCGGCCAGCTGACACTGCGCGTCAAGGCCTGCGGGCTCAACTTCGCTGACCTTATGGCCCGGCAGGGGCTGTACGATCGGCTCCCGCCGCTGCCCGTCACTCCAGGCTTGGAGGGCGCGGGCGTGGTGATCGCTGTGGGCGAGGGCGTAAACGACCGCAAG GTAGGGGACCGAGTGATGGTGTTGATCCGGTCAGGCATGTGGCAGGAGGAGGTGACTGTGCCTTCAGCCCAGACATTTCTGATGCCGGAGACCATGACTTTTGAAGAAGCTGCTGCTTTGCTGGTCAATTATATCACAGCCTACATGGTCCTCTTCGACTTTGGCAACCTACGGCCTGGCCACAGCGTCTTGGTACACATGGCTGCAG GGGGTGTGGGTATGGCTGCCTTGCAGCTGTGCCGGACAGTGGAGAATGTGACCGTGTTCGGAACGGCCTCAGCCAGCAAGCATGAGGTGCTGAAGGAGAATGGAGTCACACACCCCATCGACTACCACACGACTGACTACGTGGATGAGATCAAGAAGATTTCCCCCAAAG GTGTGGACATTGTCATGGACCCTCTGGGTGGGTCAGATACTGCTAAGGGCTACAACCTCCTCAAACCCATGGGCAAAGTAGTCACTTATG GAATGGCCAACTTGCTGACGGGCCCCAAGCGGAACCTGATGGCCCTGGCACGCACGTGGTGGAATCAGTTCAGCGTGACGACTCTGCAGCTGCTGCCAGCCAACCGAGCCGTCTGTGGCTTCCACCTGGGCTACCTGGAGGGCGAGGTGGAGCTGGTCAGCAGTGTGGTGACCCGCCTCCTCGCTCTATACAACCAGGGCCACATCAAGCCCCGTATTGACTCCGTGTGGCCCTTTGAGAAG GTGGCGGATGCCATGAGGCAGATGCAGGAGAAGAAGAATGTGGGCAAAGTCCTCCTGGTGCCTGGGCCGGAGAAGGAGAACTAG
- the RND2 gene encoding rho-related GTP-binding protein RhoN isoform X2, translating to MEGQSGRCKIVVVGDAECGKTALLQVFAKDAYPGSYVPTVFENYTASFEIDKRRIELNMWDTSGSSYYDNVRPLAYPDSDAVLICFDISRPETLDSVLKKGTVLAKQVGAVSYVECSSRSSERSVRDVFHVATVASLGRGHRQLRRTDSRRGLQRSAQLAGRPDRGSGNGNGNEGEIHKDRAKSCNLM from the exons ATGGAGGGGCAGAGCGGCCGCTGCAAGATCGTGGTGGTGGGGGACGCCGAGTGCGGCAAGACGGCGCTGCTGCAGGTGTTCGCCAAGGACGCCTACCCCGGG AGTTATGTCCCCACCGTGTTTGAGAACTACACCGCGAGCTTTGAGATCGACAAGCGCCGCATTGAGCTCAACATGTGGGACACTTCAG GTTCCTCTTACTATGATAACGTCCGGCCTCTGGCCTATCCTGACTCGGACGCTGTGCTCATCTGCTTCGACATTAGCCGACCGGAAACACTGGACAGTGTCCTCAAGAAG GGCACCGTGCTGGCCAAGCAGGTGGGGGCTGTGTCCTATGTAGAGTGCTCTTCCCGGTCCTCTGAGCGCAGCGTCAGAGATGTCTTCCATGTGGCCACCGTGGCCTCCCTTGGCCGTGGCCACAGACAGCTGCGCCGTACTGACTCACGCCGGGGACTGCAGCGATCTGCTCAGCTGGCAGGACGGCCAGACCGGGGGAGTGGAAATGGGAACGGGAATGAGGGTGAGATACACAAGGATAGAGCCAAGAGCTGCAACCTCATGTGA
- the RND2 gene encoding rho-related GTP-binding protein RhoN isoform X1 → MEGQSGRCKIVVVGDAECGKTALLQVFAKDAYPGSYVPTVFENYTASFEIDKRRIELNMWDTSGSSYYDNVRPLAYPDSDAVLICFDISRPETLDSVLKKWQGETQEFCPNAKVVLVGCKLDMRTDLATLRELSKQRLIPVTHEQGTVLAKQVGAVSYVECSSRSSERSVRDVFHVATVASLGRGHRQLRRTDSRRGLQRSAQLAGRPDRGSGNGNGNEGEIHKDRAKSCNLM, encoded by the exons ATGGAGGGGCAGAGCGGCCGCTGCAAGATCGTGGTGGTGGGGGACGCCGAGTGCGGCAAGACGGCGCTGCTGCAGGTGTTCGCCAAGGACGCCTACCCCGGG AGTTATGTCCCCACCGTGTTTGAGAACTACACCGCGAGCTTTGAGATCGACAAGCGCCGCATTGAGCTCAACATGTGGGACACTTCAG GTTCCTCTTACTATGATAACGTCCGGCCTCTGGCCTATCCTGACTCGGACGCTGTGCTCATCTGCTTCGACATTAGCCGACCGGAAACACTGGACAGTGTCCTCAAGAAG TGGCAAGGGGAGACTCAAGAGTTTTGCCCCAATGCCAAGGTTGTGCTGGTTGGCTGTAAACTGGACATGCGGACTGACCTGGCCACACTGAGGGAGCTGTCCAAGCAGAGGCTTATCCCTGTTACGCATGAGCAG GGCACCGTGCTGGCCAAGCAGGTGGGGGCTGTGTCCTATGTAGAGTGCTCTTCCCGGTCCTCTGAGCGCAGCGTCAGAGATGTCTTCCATGTGGCCACCGTGGCCTCCCTTGGCCGTGGCCACAGACAGCTGCGCCGTACTGACTCACGCCGGGGACTGCAGCGATCTGCTCAGCTGGCAGGACGGCCAGACCGGGGGAGTGGAAATGGGAACGGGAATGAGGGTGAGATACACAAGGATAGAGCCAAGAGCTGCAACCTCATGTGA
- the IFI35 gene encoding interferon-induced 35 kDa protein isoform X2, which translates to MSALQALQEEQARLKIRLQELRVLQRNLRDCPQDKVPFPVPESPLVFRGHFQEGKATAKSVVSHVRICYPLPGGSALVTFDDPNVAKQVLQQKEHQINVEGFRLRVQVQPLELPVLTSIQVSSRMNDQRVLVSGFPAELKLSEEELLDKLEIFFGKTKNGGGDVEMRELLQGGVMLGFTEDGVAQHLCQMGQFTVPLGKQQSCLTVSPYMSGKIQKAEVRPQPVPQSVLVLNIPDVLDSPELQDILEIHFQKPTRGGGEVEAVTVVPPGQRGLAVFTSKSG; encoded by the exons GCTCTCCAGGCCCTTCAGGAGGAACAGGCCAGACTAAAGATAAGGCTGCAGGAGCTGCGGGTGCTGCAGAGGAATCTCAGGGACTGCCCCCAAGACAAG GTCCCATTCCCTGTGCCCGAGTCCCCTCTGGTGTTCCGAGGACACTTTCAGGAGGGCAAGGCAACGGCCAAGTCTGTGGTTTCCCATGTGCGGATTTGTTACCCTCTGCCTGGAGGCTCCGCTCTGGTGACCTTTGATGACCCCAATG TGGCCAAGCAGGTGCTGCAGCAAAAGGAGCATCAGATCAACGTGGAAGGGTTCCGGCTGAGGGTTCAAGTCCAGCCCTTGGAGCTACCCGTGCTGACCAGCATCCAG GTGTCCAGCCGGATGAATGACCAGAGAGTGCTGGTCAGTGGGTTTCCTGCCGAGCTCAAGCTAAGTGAGGAGGAGCTGCTGGACAAGCTGGAGATCTTCTTTGGCAAGACCAAGAATGGAGGTGGTGACGTGGAGATGAGGGAACTGCTGCAAGGGGGTGTCATGCTGGGCTTTACTGAGGATGGAG TGGCCCAGCACCTGTGCCAGATGGGCCAGTTCACAGTGCCACTGGGTAAGCAGCAGTCCTGTCTGACAGTCTCTCCCTATATGAGTGGGAAGATCCAGAAGGCCGAG GTCAGGCCCCAGCCTGTGCCCCAGTCGGTGCTGGTGCTCAACATTCCCGATGTCCTGGACAGCCCGGAGCTACAAGACATCCTGGAGATCCACTTCCAGAAACCCACCCGTGGAGGCGGGGAGGTGGAAGCTGTGACAGTCGTGCCCCCGGGACAGCGGGGCCTGGCAGTTTTCACTTCGAAGTCAGGCTAG